CAGGCCGTCGCGGTCATGGGCGCCGGCGTGGCGCTGGAGGGCGCGGGCGCGGTGCTGGCGACCGCGAGCCACGCGGGCACGCCCGCGCACATCTCAGTGGTCCGCGGGCTGCTCGCTCAGGCCCAGCTCACCGAGGACGCCCTGCACTGCCCCGCCGACTGGCCGCTGGACAGCGCCGCGCGTGAGAACGCGATCCGCGAGGGCGCGCAGCGCAGCCCGGTGTTCATGAACTGCTCCGGCAAGCACGCCGCGATGCTGCTGGCCTGCCGGGTGAACCACTGGCCGATGGAGAGCTACCTCAGCCAGCAGCACCCGCTGCAGCAGCACATCCGCGACACGACGGAGCGGCTGACCGGCGAGAAGGTCGTCGCGACCGGGATCGACGGCTGCGGCGCGCCCGTGCACGCCATGTCGCTGCTCGCGCTCGCGCGCGGCATCCAGCGGATCGGCACGGCGTCGGAGGGCTCCCCGTTCGCGCTCTTCCGCAACGCGGCCGTGCTGCGCACCGCGGTGCTCGCCAACGGCTGGGCCATCGACGGCCCCGGCCGCGCCAACAGCGTCGTGATCGACGAGCTCGGCGTCTTCGCCAAGCTCGGCGCCGAGGGCGTCATGGTGATGGCGGCGCCGGACGGGACGACCGTGAGCCTCAAGGTGCTCGACGGCAGCCTGCGGGCGGCCTCCATCGTCGCGCTGTCGCTGCTGGCCGACACCGGCGCCGTCGAGCGCTCCGCGGTGGACGCCGTCGCCCCGAAGCTGGACCTCGCGGTCCTCGGCAACGGCGTCCCCGTCGGCGCCATCCGCCCCTCCTACACCCACTAACCCCCAACCCTCCTCCGCCGAGGGGCACGTTGTTGTCACTTCCGCGCTCGAAAAGTGACAACGACGTGCCCCTCGGCGGAGGTGGGGAGGGTGTGGTGAGGGTTATTGCGTGCGGGCTAAACGTTTGGCGCGGGCGGCGGCGGTGAGTTGCGAGATCAGCACGACCAGGATCGTCAGGATGAACACCGCGGACGCGATCACGTTCGCCTGCGCCGGGATGCCGCGCGACGCCGCGATATAGATGTACATCGGGAACGTCGTCACCGCGCCGGCGTTGAAGTTCGTGATGATGAAGTCATCGAAGCTCAGCGAGAACGACAGCAGCGCGGCCGACAGGATGCCCGGCAGCAGCAGCGGGAACGTGATCCGCCAGAACACCGCGTTGGGCGAGCCGTACAGATCGCGCCCCGCCTCCTCCAGCGCCGGGTCGAGCGACGCGACGCGCGCCTTCACCGTCACGACCACGAAGCTGATGCAGAACATGACGTGCGCGATGATGATCGTCCCGAAGCCCTTGTTCACGCTGAGGCTCAGGAACTGGGCCGCCAGACCAGCACCGAGCACGACCTCCGGGCTGGCCATCGGTAGGAACAGCAGCAGGCTGGTCTGCGACCGGAACCGGAACCGGTAGCGCATCAGCGCGATCGCGATCATGGTGCCGAGCACCGTCGCGATCACGGTCGACACGATGCCGATGACGATGGACGCCGTGAACGCGTCGCAGATGCCGGCGGCGTCGCACACATTCGTCCAGTTGCGGAGGGTGAAGCCGCGCCAGGCGATGTTGTTCTTGATCGCGTCGTTGAACGAGAACACGAACGTGTAGACGATCGGGATGAGCAGGAACGCCAGCGCCAGGAATGCGTAAACGCCGAGCCCGAGCCCCTGGAACCGGAAGCGCCTCCGCGGAGACGTCGTCGTGGTCGTCACAGCAGGTCCTCCGTCCCGCTCCGCCGCACGTAGAACCCGACGATCACCAGGATGACGGCCATCAGGATGACCGACATCGCGGCCGCCGCCGGATAGTTCTGCAGCACCAGGAAGTTGCTCTCGATGACGTTGCCCATCATCGAGGTGTCGGCGGCGCCGAGGAAGTCCTGCGACGCGTTGATGTAGTCGCCCGCGGCCGGGATGAAGGTCAGCAGCGTCCCGGAGACGATGCCGGGCATCGACAGCGGGACCGTGATCTTGCGGAACGTCATCCAGTTGCTGGCGTAGAGGTCGCGGCCGGCCTCCAGCAACCGGGTGTCCAGCCGCTCCAGCGTCGAGTACAGCGGCAGCGTCATGAACGGGATGAAGTTGTACGTCAGACCGAAGATGACCGAGAACGGCGTGCCCGTGATGTGGGCGTCCGGCGGGAGGATGCTGATCGCCTTGAGCGAGCTCGCGACGAAGCCGTCGTCGCTCAGGATGGACTTCCACGCCAGCGTCCGCAGCAGGAAGCTGATGAAGAACGGCGCGATGACGAGCGTCATCAGCAGGTTCTGCAGCACCGGCTTGGACCGCATCTTGACGCCGATGAAGTACGCCAGCGGGTAGCTGATCACCAGCGCGGCGGCCGTGGCGATGAGCGCGTAGCCGAACGAGCGCAGGATCTGCGGCCAGTACTCCGAGATCGCGTCGGTGTAGTTCTGCCACTGGAACGCCGGGACGTACTGCCCGATGTCGCCCTCCGGCGCGGGCGCCTGGAACGACGTGATGATCAGCGATACCAGCGGCGTCAGGAAGAACAGCACCAGGTAGAGGATGCCGGGCAGCAGCAGGACCAGCGCGATCCCGGACTTGCGCCGCGCCGCGGGCTCCTGGCCCTGGGTGGCGGGAGGCCCGGTGAAGGCGGCGATCGCCATCTACGCCTCCTCCAGCTCGGAGAGCAGCCG
This genomic stretch from Leifsonia sp. EB41 harbors:
- a CDS encoding asparaginase → MTVEVFGTADAVELAVVERSGFVESRHAGSAVVLGPDGDIVLSLGAPEKPVFPRSSLKPFQAVAVMGAGVALEGAGAVLATASHAGTPAHISVVRGLLAQAQLTEDALHCPADWPLDSAARENAIREGAQRSPVFMNCSGKHAAMLLACRVNHWPMESYLSQQHPLQQHIRDTTERLTGEKVVATGIDGCGAPVHAMSLLALARGIQRIGTASEGSPFALFRNAAVLRTAVLANGWAIDGPGRANSVVIDELGVFAKLGAEGVMVMAAPDGTTVSLKVLDGSLRAASIVALSLLADTGAVERSAVDAVAPKLDLAVLGNGVPVGAIRPSYTH
- a CDS encoding ABC transporter permease, with amino-acid sequence MTTTTTSPRRRFRFQGLGLGVYAFLALAFLLIPIVYTFVFSFNDAIKNNIAWRGFTLRNWTNVCDAAGICDAFTASIVIGIVSTVIATVLGTMIAIALMRYRFRFRSQTSLLLFLPMASPEVVLGAGLAAQFLSLSVNKGFGTIIIAHVMFCISFVVVTVKARVASLDPALEEAGRDLYGSPNAVFWRITFPLLLPGILSAALLSFSLSFDDFIITNFNAGAVTTFPMYIYIAASRGIPAQANVIASAVFILTILVVLISQLTAAARAKRLARTQ
- a CDS encoding ABC transporter permease — translated: MAIAAFTGPPATQGQEPAARRKSGIALVLLLPGILYLVLFFLTPLVSLIITSFQAPAPEGDIGQYVPAFQWQNYTDAISEYWPQILRSFGYALIATAAALVISYPLAYFIGVKMRSKPVLQNLLMTLVIAPFFISFLLRTLAWKSILSDDGFVASSLKAISILPPDAHITGTPFSVIFGLTYNFIPFMTLPLYSTLERLDTRLLEAGRDLYASNWMTFRKITVPLSMPGIVSGTLLTFIPAAGDYINASQDFLGAADTSMMGNVIESNFLVLQNYPAAAAMSVILMAVILVIVGFYVRRSGTEDLL